A region from the Janthinobacterium agaricidamnosum genome encodes:
- the pyrH gene encoding UMP kinase, with amino-acid sequence MSKPAYKRVLLKLSGEALMGDDPYGINRATIERMVADVAEVAKLGVELAIVIGGGNIFRGVAPGAQGMDRATADYMGMLATVMNALALADAMRHVGITARVMSAIGIEQVVEPYVRPKALQYLEEGKVVVFAAGTGNPFFTTDTAAALRGSEISAEIVLKATKVDGVYTADPKKDPNATLFHTITFDDAIAKHLQVMDATAFALCRDQKLPIKVFSITKPGALMRVIMGEDEGTLVHV; translated from the coding sequence ATGTCAAAACCAGCCTACAAGCGCGTCCTCCTCAAGTTGTCCGGCGAAGCCCTGATGGGCGATGATCCCTACGGCATCAACCGCGCCACGATCGAGCGCATGGTGGCCGATGTGGCCGAGGTGGCGAAGTTGGGTGTGGAACTGGCAATCGTGATTGGCGGCGGCAATATCTTCCGCGGCGTCGCGCCTGGTGCGCAAGGCATGGACCGCGCCACCGCCGACTACATGGGCATGCTTGCCACGGTGATGAACGCACTGGCCCTGGCCGATGCCATGCGCCATGTCGGCATTACCGCGCGCGTCATGTCGGCCATCGGCATCGAACAAGTGGTCGAGCCGTACGTCCGCCCGAAAGCCCTGCAATACCTGGAAGAAGGCAAAGTGGTCGTCTTTGCCGCCGGTACCGGCAATCCGTTCTTCACCACCGATACGGCAGCCGCCCTGCGCGGTTCCGAGATCAGCGCCGAGATCGTCCTGAAGGCCACCAAGGTCGACGGCGTCTACACAGCCGATCCGAAGAAGGATCCGAACGCCACCCTGTTCCACACGATTACGTTCGACGACGCCATCGCCAAGCATCTGCAAGTAATGGATGCCACCGCATTCGCCCTGTGCCGCGACCAGAAACTGCCGATTAAAGTGTTTTCGATCACCAAGCCGGGCGCGCTGATGCGCGTCATCATGGGCGAAGACGAAGGCACCTTGGTTCACGTATAA
- the rseP gene encoding RIP metalloprotease RseP, producing the protein MTLITTLLAFIVALGSLITLHELGHYLVARWCGVKVLRFSIGMGKVVYSRKFGKDQTEWAISALPLGGYVSMLDSRAQDLSDLPESELRREFTRQSVWRRIAIVAAGPLANFLVAIVLYAGLFMHGIEEPSSKLGPVAEQTAAHAAGLRSGDTVESVNGKPVASWSELRWELIQAALDKLPARIEVRRPDRGQQEATLPTASLTEADLEGDVLGKLGLTLARSAPTLMEIVPDGAAARAGLQKNDQILAIDEQPVHDVAAVIATLSQAPGRTLQLQLLRQGQDLTLPITPDAVPGAGAEGAVTVGKIQAKLGQVPDMITVASGPFSAVGKASAKVWDTSVMSLKMLGKMITGQVSLKNVTGPITIADYAGQTARIGLVSYLSFIAFISISLGVMNLLPIPVLDGGHLLYYSLEVLTGRPLPERVGEIAQRLGIGLLLTLMVLAVFNDVLRLLN; encoded by the coding sequence ATGACGCTCATCACCACGTTGCTGGCCTTTATCGTCGCGCTCGGTTCGTTGATTACCCTGCACGAGCTGGGCCACTACCTGGTGGCGCGCTGGTGCGGCGTGAAAGTGCTGCGTTTCTCGATCGGCATGGGAAAAGTGGTGTATTCGCGCAAGTTTGGCAAGGACCAGACGGAATGGGCGATCTCCGCGCTGCCGCTGGGCGGCTATGTCAGCATGCTCGACAGCCGCGCGCAAGACCTCAGCGACTTGCCGGAAAGCGAATTGCGCCGCGAATTCACGCGCCAGAGCGTGTGGCGCCGCATCGCCATCGTGGCCGCCGGCCCGCTGGCCAACTTCCTCGTCGCCATCGTGCTGTACGCGGGCCTGTTCATGCATGGCATCGAAGAGCCGTCGAGCAAGCTCGGCCCCGTGGCCGAACAGACTGCCGCCCATGCGGCCGGCTTGCGCAGCGGCGATACGGTCGAGTCGGTGAATGGCAAGCCCGTGGCCAGCTGGTCCGAGCTGCGCTGGGAACTGATCCAGGCTGCCCTCGACAAGCTGCCGGCGCGCATCGAAGTGCGCCGTCCCGACCGTGGCCAGCAGGAAGCGACCTTGCCGACGGCCAGTCTGACGGAGGCGGACCTGGAAGGCGACGTGCTGGGCAAGCTGGGGTTGACCCTGGCCCGTTCCGCGCCCACGCTGATGGAAATCGTGCCCGATGGCGCCGCCGCGCGCGCCGGCCTGCAGAAAAACGACCAGATCCTGGCCATCGACGAACAGCCCGTGCACGACGTGGCGGCCGTCATCGCCACCCTGAGCCAGGCGCCGGGCCGCACCTTGCAATTGCAGCTCTTGCGCCAGGGCCAGGACCTGACCTTGCCCATTACGCCGGACGCCGTGCCGGGCGCCGGGGCAGAGGGAGCTGTAACAGTTGGTAAGATACAAGCAAAGCTGGGACAGGTGCCGGATATGATCACCGTGGCCTCCGGACCGTTCTCTGCCGTGGGCAAGGCGTCCGCCAAGGTCTGGGATACCAGTGTCATGAGCCTGAAAATGCTGGGCAAAATGATCACCGGCCAGGTTTCTCTGAAGAATGTGACGGGGCCTATTACTATCGCCGATTACGCAGGCCAGACGGCGCGCATCGGCTTGGTAAGCTACCTGAGCTTCATCGCCTTCATCAGTATCAGTCTGGGCGTGATGAATTTGCTACCCATTCCTGTTCTGGATGGCGGGCATTTGCTGTATTATTCGCTGGAAGTTTTGACCGGACGCCCCTTGCCGGAGCGCGTAGGCGAGATTGCCCAGCGCCTGGGGATAGGTTTGTTGCTGACCTTGATGGTGCTTGCCGTCTTTAATGACGTGTTGCGATTGCTGAATTAG
- the uppS gene encoding polyprenyl diphosphate synthase encodes MIYSSSTTAVPEVGTVPRHVAIIMDGNGRWATKRFLPRVAGHVKGADAVRGIVEACIERGVEYLTLFAFSSENWRRPEEEVSMLMRLFVTMLEREVVKMHANDIRLKVVGDLSRFNDELQTLIANAERKTANNTRLTVSICANYGGRWDIMQAVNKMTAQVLADGQSAGHAYTEEQLAPHLAMAYAPEPDLFIRTGGEQRISNFLLWQLAYTELFFTETFWPDFNGECLDAAIASYQQRERRFGRTSAQLTEKTN; translated from the coding sequence ATGATCTATTCGAGTTCGACAACGGCAGTACCTGAAGTGGGCACGGTGCCGCGCCATGTGGCAATCATTATGGATGGCAATGGTCGCTGGGCAACCAAGCGCTTCCTGCCGCGTGTGGCTGGCCACGTCAAGGGCGCGGATGCCGTGCGCGGCATCGTCGAGGCTTGCATCGAGCGCGGCGTCGAATACCTGACCCTGTTTGCTTTCAGCTCGGAAAACTGGCGCCGCCCGGAAGAAGAGGTGTCGATGCTGATGCGCCTGTTCGTCACGATGCTGGAACGCGAAGTGGTCAAGATGCATGCGAACGACATCCGCCTGAAGGTGGTGGGTGACTTGTCGCGCTTCAACGACGAGCTGCAAACCCTGATCGCCAATGCGGAGCGCAAGACGGCGAACAACACGCGCCTGACGGTGTCCATCTGCGCCAACTACGGCGGCCGCTGGGACATCATGCAGGCAGTCAATAAAATGACGGCCCAGGTGCTCGCCGATGGCCAGTCTGCCGGACACGCTTACACGGAAGAGCAACTGGCGCCGCACCTGGCCATGGCTTACGCACCCGAGCCCGACCTGTTCATCCGCACGGGCGGCGAGCAGCGCATTTCCAATTTCCTCCTGTGGCAACTGGCGTACACTGAGTTGTTTTTCACCGAAACTTTCTGGCCCGACTTCAATGGCGAGTGCCTCGACGCGGCAATCGCGTCTTACCAGCAGCGCGAACGGCGCTTTGGCCGTACCAGCGCGCAATTAACTGAAAAGACAAACTGA
- the bamA gene encoding outer membrane protein assembly factor BamA produces the protein MKLHSARFALPSFRRSLIGAAVMAICSGHALAVQPFTVKDIRVEGIQRTEAGTVFAYLPVRVGETFSDEKSVAAIKALYATGMFKDVRLEADGDVLVVLVEERPAIASVAFTGTKEFEKDVLVKALKEIGVGEAKIFDKASVDRAEQELKRQYLSHGLYGVKITTTVTPIERNRVNVVFAVDEGDVARIKQINIVGNKAFTDKELREQLALNTGGWFSWYTKADQYSKTKLTGDIEALKSYYLDRGYIEMQVDSTQVSITPDKKDIYLTINITEGEKYKIAGTKFEGEMFGREEELKALNLMREGDIYSGARLTATNKRIQDRLATFGYAFANVNANPEINREKHEVGFTFFIDPGKRVYVRHMNIAGNTTTRDEVIRREFRQFESSWYDSNKIKLSRDRVDRLGYFKDVTIDTPEAQGTTDQVDVNVTVVEKPTGNFLIGGAFSQSEKFTLSASISQANFAGSGNTVGIELNTSHYSRTIAFSQTNPYFTDDGISRSFEVYLRTTEPPALNIGSYKIKQTGGRVSFGVPFSEVDTVFFGIGAERSRIETDITSPIRFKQYVIDNGGPSDGIGSATTNSIPLTAAWQRDSRDSALTPSIGRYQRVNLEADLIGDQKYFRAIYEHQYFRPLFSKVTLALKGEIDYGHGIGKHVYPVFKNFYGGGIGSVRGYLSSSLGAVEPSTNDALGGASRLIGNAELQMPFPGSGNDRSLRWFGFLDGGQVYQEGEKMRISQLRYSAGLGISWISPVGPLKLSYAKPLNAKPTDRLERFQFQMGTGF, from the coding sequence ATGAAATTACATTCTGCTCGTTTTGCCTTGCCTTCCTTTCGCCGCAGCCTGATCGGCGCCGCCGTCATGGCCATCTGTTCCGGCCACGCGCTGGCCGTCCAGCCATTTACAGTCAAGGACATCCGGGTCGAAGGGATCCAGCGTACTGAAGCGGGCACCGTCTTTGCCTACCTGCCGGTGCGGGTCGGCGAAACGTTCTCCGACGAGAAGAGCGTTGCCGCCATCAAGGCCCTGTATGCGACGGGCATGTTCAAGGATGTGCGCCTGGAAGCCGATGGCGACGTGCTGGTGGTGCTGGTCGAGGAACGTCCGGCCATCGCCAGCGTGGCATTTACCGGTACCAAGGAATTTGAAAAGGACGTGCTGGTCAAGGCGCTGAAGGAAATCGGCGTCGGTGAAGCCAAGATTTTCGACAAGGCCTCCGTCGACCGCGCGGAACAGGAACTCAAGCGCCAGTACCTGTCGCATGGCCTGTACGGCGTGAAGATCACCACCACCGTCACGCCGATCGAGCGCAACCGCGTCAACGTGGTGTTCGCCGTCGACGAGGGCGACGTGGCCCGCATCAAGCAGATCAACATCGTCGGCAACAAGGCCTTCACGGACAAGGAACTGCGCGAGCAGCTTGCCCTGAACACGGGCGGCTGGTTCAGCTGGTACACCAAGGCCGACCAGTATTCGAAGACCAAGCTGACGGGCGACATCGAAGCGCTGAAGTCCTACTATCTGGACCGCGGCTACATCGAGATGCAGGTCGATTCGACGCAAGTGTCGATCACGCCCGATAAAAAAGACATTTACCTGACGATCAACATCACCGAAGGTGAAAAGTACAAGATCGCCGGCACCAAGTTCGAAGGCGAGATGTTCGGCCGCGAAGAAGAGCTCAAAGCGCTGAACCTGATGCGCGAAGGCGACATCTACTCGGGCGCGCGCCTGACGGCGACGAACAAGCGCATCCAGGACCGTCTGGCCACGTTCGGCTACGCCTTTGCCAATGTCAACGCCAATCCCGAAATCAACCGCGAAAAGCATGAAGTCGGTTTCACCTTCTTTATCGATCCGGGCAAGCGCGTCTACGTGCGCCACATGAATATCGCCGGCAACACCACCACGCGCGATGAAGTCATCCGCCGCGAATTCCGCCAGTTCGAATCGTCCTGGTACGACAGCAACAAGATCAAGCTGTCGCGCGACCGTGTCGACCGCCTCGGCTACTTCAAGGACGTGACCATCGATACGCCGGAAGCGCAGGGCACGACCGACCAGGTCGACGTCAACGTGACGGTGGTGGAAAAACCGACCGGTAACTTCCTGATCGGCGGCGCCTTCTCGCAATCGGAAAAATTCACCCTGTCGGCCTCGATTTCGCAAGCCAACTTCGCCGGTAGCGGCAACACGGTCGGCATTGAACTCAATACCAGCCATTACAGCCGCACGATCGCGTTTTCGCAAACCAATCCGTACTTCACGGACGACGGCATTTCGCGCAGCTTCGAAGTCTATCTGCGCACGACGGAACCGCCGGCGCTGAACATCGGCAGCTACAAGATCAAGCAGACCGGTGGCCGCGTCAGTTTCGGCGTGCCGTTCTCGGAAGTCGACACCGTCTTCTTCGGCATCGGCGCCGAGCGCTCGCGCATCGAAACGGACATCACCAGCCCGATCCGCTTCAAGCAGTACGTGATCGACAATGGCGGCCCGTCCGACGGTATCGGTTCGGCCACCACGAATTCCATCCCGCTGACGGCGGCATGGCAGCGCGACAGCCGCGACAGCGCCCTGACGCCATCGATCGGCCGCTACCAGCGCGTCAACCTCGAGGCCGACCTGATCGGCGACCAGAAATACTTCCGCGCCATTTATGAGCACCAGTATTTCCGTCCGTTGTTCAGCAAGGTCACCCTGGCGCTGAAGGGCGAGATCGATTACGGCCACGGTATCGGCAAGCACGTGTATCCGGTCTTCAAGAACTTCTACGGCGGCGGCATCGGTTCGGTGCGCGGCTACCTGAGTTCCTCGCTGGGCGCGGTCGAACCGAGCACCAACGATGCCTTAGGCGGCGCTTCGCGCCTGATCGGTAATGCGGAACTGCAGATGCCATTCCCCGGTTCGGGCAATGACCGCAGCTTGCGCTGGTTCGGTTTCCTTGACGGCGGCCAGGTCTACCAGGAAGGCGAAAAAATGCGGATCTCGCAATTGCGCTATTCTGCTGGCTTGGGCATCAGCTGGATTTCACCGGTGGGCCCGCTCAAGCTGAGCTACGCCAAGCCGCTGAACGCCAAGCCGACGGACCGCCTGGAGCGCTTCCAGTTCCAGATGGGCACCGGTTTCTGA
- a CDS encoding OmpH family outer membrane protein, with product MNTASATLPKTLAVIALCWSSLLPVQAQAQESKIAWISSERIYNESRLAKLASAKLAEEFRSREKAVQELAARFKVANEALEKDMPTLSEAERAKRQREFFELDKELQRRQREFREDLSQRTNEERSAIAEKANTIIQQMAHIEGYDIVLQEALWASPRIDITDKVLKALDK from the coding sequence ATGAACACCGCATCCGCTACCCTGCCCAAGACCCTTGCCGTGATCGCATTGTGCTGGAGTTCGCTGTTGCCGGTGCAGGCGCAGGCTCAGGAGTCGAAGATCGCCTGGATCAGCAGCGAACGTATTTATAACGAATCGAGGCTGGCCAAGCTGGCCAGCGCCAAGCTGGCCGAAGAGTTCCGCTCGCGCGAAAAAGCCGTGCAGGAACTGGCTGCCCGCTTCAAGGTGGCCAACGAAGCCCTGGAAAAGGACATGCCGACCCTGAGCGAGGCGGAGCGCGCCAAGCGCCAGCGCGAGTTTTTCGAGCTGGACAAGGAGCTGCAACGCCGCCAGCGCGAGTTCCGCGAAGACCTGAGCCAGCGCACGAATGAAGAGCGCAGCGCCATCGCGGAAAAGGCCAACACCATCATCCAGCAGATGGCGCATATCGAAGGATATGACATCGTGCTGCAGGAAGCCCTGTGGGCCAGCCCGCGCATCGACATTACCGACAAGGTATTAAAGGCGCTGGACAAGTGA
- the fabZ gene encoding 3-hydroxyacyl-ACP dehydratase FabZ: MTTEKKTLDILAIKSLLPHRYPLLLVDRVLDWEADKTITAIKNVTVNEEFFQGHFPHKPVMPGVLMIEALAQTAALLSFLSMGVKPDENSVVYFVGIDNARFKRPVEPGDQLKMDVEILRVSRGIWKYKAVGTVDGKLAVEAELMCTIRSAQDASQSASQPAGQ, translated from the coding sequence ATGACTACTGAAAAAAAGACCCTCGACATCCTCGCCATCAAATCGCTGCTGCCGCATCGCTACCCCCTGCTGCTGGTCGACCGCGTGCTGGACTGGGAAGCCGATAAAACCATCACCGCCATCAAGAACGTGACGGTCAACGAAGAGTTCTTCCAGGGCCATTTCCCGCACAAGCCGGTCATGCCCGGCGTGCTGATGATCGAAGCGCTGGCGCAGACGGCGGCTTTGCTGTCGTTCCTGTCGATGGGCGTGAAACCGGATGAAAATTCGGTCGTGTACTTCGTCGGCATCGACAATGCGCGCTTCAAGCGTCCAGTCGAACCGGGCGACCAATTGAAGATGGATGTGGAAATCCTGCGCGTCTCGCGCGGCATCTGGAAATACAAGGCCGTCGGTACGGTTGACGGCAAGCTGGCGGTGGAAGCGGAACTGATGTGCACGATCCGCAGCGCGCAAGATGCCAGCCAGTCTGCGAGCCAGCCAGCGGGGCAGTAA
- the frr gene encoding ribosome recycling factor, translating into MSLADVKKNTQERMTKSLETLRADLAKVRTGRAHTGILDHVMVEYYGSPTALTQVANVTLIDARTIGVQPYEKKMANTIEKAIRDADLGLNPSAQGDLIRVPTPPLTEERRKEMVKLVKSEAEDAKIAVRNIRRDANESLKKLVKEKACSEDDERRSSEEVQKLTDKFIADIDKMVVDKEKEVLTV; encoded by the coding sequence ATGTCCTTAGCTGACGTTAAGAAAAATACCCAGGAACGCATGACGAAGTCGCTGGAAACACTGCGGGCCGACCTGGCCAAAGTGCGTACCGGCCGCGCCCATACGGGTATCCTGGACCACGTGATGGTCGAGTACTACGGTTCGCCGACGGCGTTGACCCAGGTGGCCAACGTGACCCTGATCGATGCGCGCACCATCGGCGTGCAGCCGTACGAGAAGAAGATGGCCAACACCATCGAAAAAGCCATCCGCGACGCCGACCTGGGTCTGAACCCATCGGCACAGGGCGACCTGATCCGCGTTCCGACGCCGCCGCTGACGGAAGAGCGCCGCAAGGAAATGGTCAAGCTGGTCAAGAGCGAAGCGGAAGACGCGAAAATCGCCGTGCGTAACATTCGCCGCGATGCGAATGAGTCGCTGAAAAAACTGGTCAAGGAAAAAGCCTGCTCCGAGGACGATGAGCGTCGCTCGTCGGAAGAAGTGCAGAAGCTGACGGACAAGTTTATTGCCGACATCGACAAGATGGTTGTCGACAAAGAAAAAGAAGTGCTGACCGTCTAG
- the ispC gene encoding 1-deoxy-D-xylulose-5-phosphate reductoisomerase, producing MQYITILGATGSIGVSTLDVLARHPEQYSVYALSAHSRVAELAAQCLQFRPRRAVVGTADAALELTHLLRGQGVDTQVEYGVDALCDIASAPQVTGVMAAIVGAAGLAPTLAAARAGKKVLLANKEALVMSGQLFIDAVHDNGAVLLPIDSEHNAIFQCMPHAHGRAPGAAGVAKIVLTASGGPFLTRDVETLDTVTPDQACKHPTWAMGRKISVDSATMMNKGLEVIEAHWLFGAPADQIEVLIHPQSVIHSMVSYIDGSVLAQLGNPDMRTPIAHALAYPQRIASGVAQLDLAQVATLQFERPDFRRFPCLALAFDALRAGGTAPALLNAANEVAVQAFLDEQIGFRQIDRVIAHVIETVPHGAASSIDAVMEQDRLARAAAQAYIAQRLAA from the coding sequence ATGCAATACATCACCATTCTTGGCGCGACCGGCTCGATCGGCGTGTCCACCCTGGACGTGCTCGCGCGTCATCCGGAGCAATACAGCGTGTATGCGCTGAGCGCCCACAGCCGCGTGGCCGAACTGGCCGCCCAGTGCCTGCAATTCCGGCCCCGGCGCGCCGTCGTCGGCACGGCCGACGCCGCCCTTGAACTGACGCACTTGCTGCGCGGGCAGGGCGTCGATACGCAAGTCGAGTACGGCGTGGACGCCCTGTGCGACATCGCCAGCGCGCCGCAGGTGACGGGCGTGATGGCGGCCATCGTCGGCGCGGCCGGCCTGGCGCCCACCCTGGCGGCAGCGCGTGCCGGCAAGAAAGTATTGCTGGCCAATAAAGAAGCGCTGGTCATGTCCGGCCAGCTGTTCATCGATGCCGTGCATGACAACGGCGCCGTGCTGCTGCCCATCGACAGCGAACACAACGCTATCTTCCAATGCATGCCGCACGCCCATGGCCGCGCGCCAGGCGCCGCGGGCGTGGCGAAAATCGTGCTGACGGCTTCCGGCGGCCCTTTCCTGACGCGCGACGTCGAGACGCTCGACACGGTCACGCCGGACCAGGCATGCAAGCATCCGACCTGGGCCATGGGGCGCAAGATTTCCGTCGATTCGGCCACCATGATGAACAAGGGCCTGGAAGTGATCGAGGCGCACTGGCTGTTCGGCGCGCCGGCCGACCAGATCGAGGTGCTGATCCACCCGCAAAGCGTGATCCATTCGATGGTCTCGTACATCGACGGTTCCGTGCTGGCCCAGCTGGGCAATCCGGACATGCGCACGCCGATCGCCCATGCGCTGGCGTATCCGCAGCGCATCGCTTCCGGCGTGGCGCAGCTGGACCTGGCCCAAGTGGCCACCTTGCAGTTCGAACGTCCCGATTTCCGCCGTTTCCCCTGCCTGGCGCTGGCCTTCGATGCCTTGCGCGCGGGCGGCACGGCGCCGGCTTTGCTCAATGCGGCCAATGAAGTGGCCGTGCAAGCGTTTCTTGACGAACAGATCGGCTTCCGCCAGATCGACAGGGTCATCGCGCACGTGATCGAGACGGTGCCGCATGGCGCCGCTTCGAGCATCGACGCCGTGATGGAGCAGGACCGCCTGGCCAGAGCGGCCGCGCAAGCGTATATCGCGCAAAGGCTGGCTGCATGA
- a CDS encoding phosphatidate cytidylyltransferase, with protein sequence MLKTRIITALVLLAVLLPVLYLNYFPAFAVIATAFFGAAVWESFRIFKNRQALLIAAVWTAAFAYTFFVGNGMAQLNFWFALCVAIWLIRFVPSLATGLPPTEGLGNTLLSFVYPVTIVGCFVAIIALFLHSPLYLLSVMALVWIADIGAYFSGKAFGKRKLAPSISPGKSWEGAIGGGIAVLVISAITIVAAPSLPVLQDTFAVQLQLRRGWLVALLVLLLIVAASIVGDLFESQLKRRAGIKDSSKLLPGHGGVLDRIDALIPVLPFAALVASWL encoded by the coding sequence ATGCTGAAAACACGGATAATCACCGCCCTGGTCCTCCTGGCGGTCTTGCTGCCGGTTCTGTATCTGAATTATTTCCCCGCCTTCGCCGTGATCGCCACGGCGTTCTTCGGCGCCGCCGTATGGGAAAGCTTCCGCATCTTCAAAAATCGCCAGGCGCTGCTGATCGCCGCCGTCTGGACTGCCGCCTTCGCGTATACTTTTTTTGTCGGCAACGGCATGGCGCAGCTCAATTTCTGGTTCGCCCTGTGCGTGGCCATCTGGCTGATCCGCTTCGTGCCTTCGCTGGCAACAGGCTTGCCGCCCACCGAAGGCCTGGGCAATACCTTGCTCAGCTTCGTGTACCCGGTGACCATCGTCGGCTGCTTCGTCGCCATCATCGCCCTGTTCCTGCATAGCCCTTTGTACCTGCTGTCCGTGATGGCCCTCGTGTGGATCGCCGATATCGGCGCCTATTTCTCGGGCAAGGCGTTCGGCAAGCGCAAACTGGCGCCAAGTATTTCCCCAGGTAAGTCCTGGGAAGGCGCCATCGGCGGCGGCATCGCCGTGCTGGTCATCTCCGCCATCACCATCGTGGCCGCGCCATCGCTGCCGGTATTGCAAGACACCTTCGCCGTGCAGCTGCAATTGCGCCGCGGCTGGCTGGTGGCCTTGCTGGTGCTGCTGCTGATCGTTGCGGCCAGCATCGTCGGCGACCTGTTCGAATCCCAGCTGAAGCGCCGCGCCGGCATCAAGGACAGCAGCAAGCTGCTGCCCGGCCATGGCGGCGTACTCGACCGTATCGATGCGCTGATCCCGGTCTTGCCATTTGCCGCCCTCGTGGCCAGCTGGCTTTAA
- the lpxD gene encoding UDP-3-O-(3-hydroxymyristoyl)glucosamine N-acyltransferase, which produces MGTRLGELVERFGGQLAGDPNLEVSGIAPLADAGASHISFLSNSKFRAQAAQSGAAALILTPADDALIGGDYAGARIVTPNPYVYFARAAQYFAALHEITAPIGIHPGAFVDASAQVDASASVGVHAVIEAGAVIGAGCVIGPGCVVGRDAVIGAGTQLFANVTFHARCVIGQRGIIHSGAVIGTDGFGFANEGGVYIKIPQTGRVVIGDDVDIGANTTIDRGALADTIIEDGVKLDNQIQIGHNCHIGAHTAMAGCVGVAGSAIIGKYCTFGGAAMVLGHLTIADRVHVGSGSMVSRSILEAGQYTGFYPLAKNADWEKSAAIVRNLSSMREKIRALEKTIKTLTTQDEK; this is translated from the coding sequence ATGGGCACTCGACTAGGAGAATTGGTCGAACGCTTCGGCGGGCAGTTGGCGGGCGATCCCAACCTGGAAGTGTCAGGTATCGCACCGCTGGCCGACGCCGGCGCTTCGCACATCAGCTTTCTCAGCAATAGCAAATTCCGCGCACAGGCGGCCCAGAGCGGCGCCGCCGCGCTGATCCTCACGCCGGCCGACGATGCGCTGATCGGCGGCGACTACGCCGGCGCGCGCATCGTCACCCCGAATCCCTATGTGTATTTCGCGCGCGCGGCGCAGTATTTCGCCGCCCTGCACGAGATCACGGCACCAATCGGCATCCATCCGGGCGCCTTTGTCGACGCCAGCGCGCAGGTTGACGCCAGCGCCTCCGTCGGCGTGCATGCGGTGATCGAAGCGGGCGCCGTGATCGGCGCCGGCTGCGTCATCGGCCCCGGCTGCGTGGTGGGGCGCGACGCCGTCATCGGCGCCGGTACCCAGCTGTTCGCCAACGTGACCTTTCACGCGCGCTGCGTGATCGGCCAGCGCGGCATCATCCATTCGGGCGCCGTGATCGGCACCGACGGATTCGGCTTCGCCAACGAAGGCGGCGTCTACATCAAGATACCGCAGACGGGCAGGGTGGTGATCGGTGACGATGTCGATATCGGCGCCAACACCACCATCGACCGCGGCGCACTGGCCGACACCATCATCGAAGATGGCGTCAAGCTCGATAACCAGATCCAGATCGGCCACAACTGCCATATCGGCGCGCACACGGCCATGGCCGGCTGTGTCGGCGTGGCCGGCAGCGCCATCATCGGCAAGTACTGCACCTTTGGCGGCGCCGCCATGGTGCTGGGCCACCTGACCATTGCCGACCGCGTCCACGTGGGCTCGGGCAGCATGGTCTCGCGTTCGATCCTGGAAGCGGGCCAGTACACGGGCTTTTATCCGCTGGCCAAGAACGCCGACTGGGAAAAGAGCGCCGCCATCGTGCGCAACCTGTCAAGCATGCGCGAGAAGATCCGCGCGCTTGAAAAAACAATTAAAACACTGACCACGCAAGACGAAAAATGA